In Lagopus muta isolate bLagMut1 chromosome 6, bLagMut1 primary, whole genome shotgun sequence, one DNA window encodes the following:
- the CIPC gene encoding CLOCK-interacting pacemaker isoform X2, which yields MKFLSSVFVKEKGSSSQLQSWTVQPSFEVIPAQPQLVFLHPSIPPPINPHPVGKKRNDPTNYLPILNSYPKIAPQPCKRDHSFDLEEHQETSCHKRLCTEASKMETSPISRSTDLSASPFAHLPVSFKAPQDSNQQSSSSLMTTGKVSNLPGLHRVSADTPKVPGLASLLPFGTLQTAKCTPHENESASQTTMQSAVWSLPLIPEETCTTPELLLQQQSKCRRFQNTLVVLRRSGLLEITLKTKELIHQNQVTQAELDRLKHQTQLFIEAIKNNAPQSWAELEASLTGSDKANSNLEDSTYPNM from the coding sequence GGGAGTTCATCCCAGCTCCAGTCTTGGACTGTCCAGCCATCCTTTGAAGTGATTCCAGCTCAGCCACAGCTGGTATTTCTTCACCCATCAATCCCACCTCCCATTAACCCTCACCCTgttgggaaaaagagaaacgATCCCACTAACTACCTGCCCATCCTGAACTCTTATCCCAAAATAGCACCACAGCCCTGTAAAAGAGATCACTCCTTCGATCTAGAGGAACATCAGGAAACCAGTTGCCATAAACGACTCTGCACAGAAGCGTCTAAAATGGAGACTTCTCCTATATCAAGGAGCACAGATTTGTCTGCTAGTCCTTTTGCCCATCTACCAGTTAGCTTTAAGGCTCCTCAAGATTCTAACCAGCAAAGTTCTTCAAGTTTGATGACAACTGGAAAAGTGTCAAATCTTCCTGGTTTACATCGCGTTTCTGCTGACACTCCAAAAGTTCCAGGTTTGGCTTCTCTTTTGCCTTTTGGAACTCTACAGACAGCAAAGTGCACTCCTCATGAGAATGAGAGTGCATCACAAACTACAATGCAGTCTGCAGTGTGGAGCCTGCCACTGATACCAGAAGAGACTTGCACTACCCCCGAGCTGCTTTTGCAACAGCAAAGTAAGTGCAGACGCTTTCAGAATACACTCGTTGTGCTACGCAGGTCAGGATTGCTAGAGATCACTTTAAAAACCAAGGAGCTCATTCATCAGAACCAGGTGACTCAAGCTGAGCTGGACAGGCTGAAGCACCAAACACAACTTTTCATAGAGGCAATAAAGAACAATGCTCCACAGTCTTGGGCAGAGCTAGAAGCATCGCTAACAGGTTCAGATAAAGCTAATAGCAACCTTGAAGACTCCACTTATCCAAACATGTAG